In Holophagales bacterium, one DNA window encodes the following:
- the nusG gene encoding transcription termination/antitermination protein NusG produces MTVTETEAAPAVERRWYIVHTYSGFEERVKETLLQRADALAMRHAFGEVRIPMETVVELRGGKKRETQRKFFPGYILVEMEMSDAAWHVVRNTPKVTGFVGTGKKPTPLSQTEVDQILSQVVSAREKPKPKYVFEKGEQVKIIDGPFSNFTGVVEDINLDRNTLKVMVTIFGRHTPVELDFLQVQKF; encoded by the coding sequence ATGACCGTCACCGAAACCGAAGCGGCGCCGGCAGTCGAGCGACGCTGGTACATCGTCCACACCTACTCCGGCTTCGAGGAGCGGGTGAAGGAGACGTTGCTCCAGCGCGCCGACGCGCTCGCAATGCGCCATGCCTTCGGTGAAGTTCGGATTCCGATGGAGACGGTCGTCGAGCTGCGCGGCGGCAAGAAGCGCGAGACGCAGCGCAAGTTCTTCCCTGGCTACATCCTCGTCGAGATGGAGATGTCCGACGCGGCGTGGCATGTGGTGCGCAACACCCCGAAGGTGACGGGTTTCGTCGGCACGGGCAAGAAGCCGACTCCGTTGTCGCAGACCGAGGTTGACCAGATCCTGAGTCAGGTGGTCAGCGCGCGCGAGAAGCCGAAGCCCAAGTACGTATTCGAGAAGGGCGAGCAGGTCAAGATCATCGACGGTCCCTTCAGCAACTTCACCGGCGTGGTCGAGGACATCAACCTGGACCGCAACACCTTGAAGGTGATGGTGACGATCTTCGGTCGGCACACGCCGGTCGAGCTCGATTTCCTGCAGGTCCAGAAGTTCTAG
- the secE gene encoding preprotein translocase subunit SecE produces the protein MNVLAKVKDFFGGIGQFFVDVKSEMKKVSYPSRDEVTGTTIVVLIASVIFAVYLWLADVVIVQLFKSIGS, from the coding sequence ATGAACGTGTTGGCGAAGGTGAAGGACTTTTTCGGCGGGATAGGGCAGTTCTTCGTCGATGTCAAGTCCGAGATGAAGAAGGTCTCCTATCCTTCTCGCGACGAAGTGACGGGCACCACGATCGTCGTCTTGATCGCGAGCGTCATCTTCGCCGTGTATCTCTGGCTGGCCGACGTGGTGATCGTCCAGCTCTTCAAGAGCATCGGTTCATGA
- the tuf gene encoding elongation factor Tu, whose amino-acid sequence MGKEKFDRTKPHVNVGTIGHVDHGKTTLTAALTKVAADRGWAKFVSYDEVAKASESQGRRDPSKILTIATSHVEYSTKGRHYAHVDCPGHADYVKNMITGAAQMDGAILVVSAADGPMPQTREHILLARQVGVPYIVVFLNKVDVVDDPELLDLVELEVRELLKQYEFPGDDIPVIRGAAVKAMQGEKGEFADEAIVRLFDALDSYIPMPERLVDKPFLMPIEDIFSISGRGTVVTGRVERGIVKVGEEVEIVGIRPTQKTIVTGVEMFRKLLDQGQAGDNIGVLLRGTKRDDVERGQVLSKPGSITPHTKFKGEVYVLSKEEGGRHTPFFNGYRPQFYFRTTDVTGVATLPEGAEMVMPGDNVNLAIELIAPIAMEKGVRFAIREGGRTVGAGTVTDIVA is encoded by the coding sequence TCGCACGAAGCCGCACGTGAACGTTGGGACGATCGGTCACGTGGATCATGGCAAGACGACGCTGACGGCGGCGTTGACGAAGGTGGCTGCGGATCGTGGCTGGGCGAAGTTCGTGTCGTACGACGAGGTGGCGAAGGCGTCGGAGTCTCAGGGTCGTCGCGATCCTTCGAAGATTCTGACGATCGCGACGTCGCACGTGGAGTATTCGACGAAGGGTCGCCACTACGCACACGTGGATTGCCCGGGACACGCCGACTACGTGAAGAACATGATCACGGGCGCGGCGCAGATGGACGGGGCGATCCTGGTGGTGTCGGCGGCGGACGGTCCGATGCCGCAGACGCGGGAGCACATCCTGCTGGCGCGTCAGGTGGGCGTGCCGTACATCGTGGTGTTCCTGAACAAGGTGGACGTGGTGGACGATCCGGAGCTTCTGGATCTGGTGGAGCTGGAGGTTCGGGAGCTGCTGAAGCAGTACGAGTTCCCGGGCGACGACATTCCGGTGATTCGCGGTGCGGCGGTGAAGGCGATGCAGGGGGAGAAGGGGGAGTTCGCCGACGAGGCGATCGTCCGCCTGTTCGACGCCCTGGACAGCTACATTCCGATGCCTGAGCGGTTGGTCGACAAGCCGTTCCTGATGCCGATCGAGGACATCTTCTCGATTTCCGGGCGCGGGACGGTGGTGACGGGGCGCGTGGAGCGCGGCATCGTGAAGGTCGGCGAGGAAGTGGAGATCGTCGGGATCCGGCCGACGCAGAAGACGATCGTGACGGGCGTGGAGATGTTCCGCAAGCTTCTGGATCAGGGTCAGGCGGGCGACAACATCGGCGTACTGCTGCGCGGGACGAAGCGGGACGACGTGGAGCGTGGCCAGGTGCTGTCGAAGCCGGGCTCGATCACGCCGCACACGAAGTTCAAGGGCGAGGTGTACGTGCTGAGCAAGGAGGAGGGCGGCCGTCATACGCCGTTCTTCAACGGCTACCGGCCGCAGTTCTACTTCCGGACGACGGACGTGACGGGAGTGGCGACGTTGCCGGAGGGTGCCGAGATGGTGATGCCCGGCGACAACGTGAACCTGGCCATCGAGCTGATCGCGCCGATCGCGATGGAGAAGGGTGTCCGCTTCGCGATTCGCGAGGGCGGTCGCACCGTCGGCGCCGGCACTGTCACCGACATCGTCGCGTAA